ATGCGGCCGTCGGCCCATTGTGCTTTTTCGAGCAGCGCGCGACCGCGCGCGAGTTCTTCGGGGGTCAGGACGTCGGGGATGTGTAACAGCATGAGGGTCTTCCTTGCTCGCTGGCTTGGCCGATGCCGCCTGGGCGGACGGCGGGCTGGCTGAGGGTTTTCGTTTTCCTGAGCGCGGTCGCTCGGGAAAACGGCCTCGGCCAACCTTGAGGGTTGGCCGAGGCTTTGGCTCACGTCGGGCTTAGTACTTGAAGCCGACGGTCAGCTGCGCTTCGCGCGGCGTGCCGAAGGTGGCGTGGCCGCCGTAGGCGCCGTCATAGTAGCGCTTGTTGGCGAGGTTGTTCAGGTTCAGCTGCACCAGATACTTGCGGGTCTCGTACGCCAGCATCGCGTTGGCGGTGGTGTAGGCCGGCAGGTGGTTGGTGTTGGCGGTGGAGCCAGCTTCGCCAGCGTAACGCTTGCCGATATAGGTCAGACCGAAGCCGCCGGTAACGACATCGGTGAGCTTGTACGTCGTCCACAGGTTGGCGGTCGCGCGCGGCGTGTAGCGCGGCATCTTGCCCTTGCTGCCCGGCTGTTCTTTCGATTCCTCGTCGATCTTCGAGTCCATATAGGTCGCGCCGGCGAACAGTTCCCAGCGTTCGGTCAGACGGCCGGCGCCTTCGATCTCGACGCCGTTGGTGTGGCGTTTGTTCGACAGCACCGACAGGCTGGGCACCAGCGGGTCAGTGTTGCGCTCGTAGAACTTCACCGTGCGGAACAGCGCCGCGCGCAGGCTGGCGTCGCCGTCCATCAGGTCCCACTTCGTGCCGAGCTCGTAGTTCTGGTTCTTTTCCGGCTTGACGTTCTCGCCCGGCTTGTCGAGCGCGTAGGTCGCGCCGGACGGGTTCATCAGGCTGCCGTAGCTGGCGTAGTAGCTCTGAACGGTGTCCGGCTGGTAGATCAGGCCGGTGCGATAGCTCCATGCCTTGTCCTTGCGGTTGATATCGGACGTGGTGGTCTGAGCGCCGCTCGAGTTGAAGTTCTTCTGCTGGTAGTCGCCGTCGAAGCGGTCCCAGCGCGCACCGAGCACCGCCTTCCATTGCGGCGTCAGCTCGAGCGTGTCCATCGCGTACAGTCCGACGTTGGTCACGTCATAGGTGGTGTTGGCCGACTTGTAGCGCGACAGGTCGACCGGGTCGCTAGGGCTAGCAGCGCCGACGGTGCTATTGGCGGGGTTGTTGCGCAGCGCGTAGCGGTTGGTGCTGGATTCTTCCTTGATCAGCTCCATGCCGGCCAGCACGGTGTGGCGCAGCGTGCCGGTGTCGAACTTGGTGACGAAGTCGGTCTGGTTGACCCACGCGTCGTCGACGCCGTCGCGCATCGGCTTGCTGCGGCGCAGCGTGGTGGCGTCGGTGACCGGCACGCCGGCGGTGGCACCGACCAGTCGCGCAGCGGTCGGCGAGACGTCGCGTTCGAAGCGGCTGTAGCGCAGCTGGTTGGTGATCGAGGTGTCGTCGCTGAACTTGTAGCTCAGCTTGGCGGTCGCCATGTCGGTGACGGTGTCCTCGAAATCGCTATTGAAACCGTAGAACTTCTTGCGGTCGACGTCGATAGGGCGCTTGGTGTTCGGATCGTACGGCACGCCGTAGTCCGGCACGTTGTTCTCTTCCATGTGGAAGGCGGACAGCGTCAGCGTCAGCGGCTCGCCGAGGCCGAAGGCGACCGACGGCGCGATGCCCCAGCGCGTGTTCTCGACCGGGCCGCGGTCGCTGCCGTCGTTGGTCGCCATCAGGTTAAGACGCGCGGCGGCGGTGTCGCTGAACGCCTGGTTGACGTCGAAGGTCACGCGCTGGAAGTCGTTGGTGCCGACGGTCAGGTTGCCCTCGATCTTTTCGCCGGCGAACGGCGTCTTGCTCACCTGGTTGACCACGCCGCCGGTCGAGCCGCGGCCGAACAGCATCGAGCTCGCGCCCTTCAGCACCTCGACGCGCTCGTCGTTGAACGGGTCGCGGTTGTACTGGCCGGAGTCGCGGATGCCGTCGAGATAGGTGTCGGTGGTGGCGGCGAAACCGCGGATCACGACCTGGTCGCCGGTGCGGCCGCCTTCGCCGGCGGCGAAGGTGATGCCCGGTACGTTGCGCAGCGCGTCTTTCAGCGTCGAGGCGCCCTGGTCTTTGATCAGCTGCTTGTTCACCACGCTGACCGACTGCGGGATGTCCTTCAGTTTCTGGTTGAGCTTGCCGATCGAGCTGGTCTCGGTCTTGTATGTGCCGCGCACCGGCTCCTCGGCGGTGACCTTCACCGTTTCCAGTTCGGCGCTGCTCTTGTCGGCGGCGTGCGCCAGCGCCGGCACGAAGGCGGCGGCGGCGATCAGGCCGACGGCGCGGCGCGCCGGCAGCTTGCCGTGTTCGATCGATGGCGAATCGGTCAGCTTCGATTTCATGGTTTTCTCTCTTCTTGTGTGGGTATGGATGGTCGACGCTGGGCAAGCCGGCCCCCTGCCGGTCTGTTCCAGCGTCGAAAACTTGGGTGGGGAGGCGTTTCCAGAAGCTCGGCTTCATGGTTTTCTCTCTTCTTGTGTGGGTATGGATGGTCGACGCTGGGCAAGCCGGCCCCCTGCCGGTCTGTTCCAGCGTCGAAAACTTGGGTGGGGAGGCGTTTCCAGAAGCTCGGCCAACCTTTGAGGGGTTGGCCGAGCCGGGTGATGCAGAGGGTGGAGGCGGGCTTACGGCGCCTCGGTGACGAAGCCGATGCGGCTCACCCCGTTCTGCTGCGCGCTGGCCATCGCCTCGGCGACGAATTCGTAGCGCGCGGTCTTGTCGGCCCTCAGGTGCAGTTCGACCTGCGGGTCGGCCTTGGCCGCTTCGGCGAAACGCGCGGCGAGCGCGTCACGGGTGACGGGTTCGTCGTTCCAGAAGTAGCTACCATCCGGCTGGACCGCGAGGCGGATCGCCTTCGGCTCTTCCTTGTATTCGGCGGCGGCCGCCTGCGGCAGGTCGACCTTGACCGCGTTGGTCAACAGCGGCGCGGTGATGATGAACACCACCAGCAGCACCAGCATCACGTCGACCAGCGGAGTGGTGTTGATCTCGGCCATCGGGGCGTCGCTGCCCTTGTCGAAACTACCGAACGCCATCGATCGCCCCCGCTTCGGTCAACAGTTGCGCGTGCAGGTCGTGCGCGAAGTGGTCGAGGTCCTGGCCGATCACGCGGTTCATGCGGATGAAGGCGTTGTAGGCGAGCACGGCGGGGATCGCGGCGGCGAGGCCGGCGGCGGTCGCGATCAGCGCCTCGCCGATCGGGCCGGACACGGCGCCGATCGACACCTGTCCGGCGGCGCCGATATTGACCAGCGCGTGGTAGATGCCCCACACGGTGCCGAACAGGCCGATGAACGGCGCGGTCGAACCGATCGACGCCAACAGCGTCATGCCGGTCTCGAGGCGGCCGGTCTCGCGCGACAGGCCGCGGCGGATCGCGCGGGTCAGGAACTCGTTCAGGTCGCAGCTCTGGCCGAGCGACGCGCTGGCGTGTTCGCGGTAGTGCTTCATCGCGGCGAGGCCGTCGCGGGTCAGCGCGGCCACCGGCGCCGGATGCTCGGCCAACTGCGCCTGCGCGCTCTGCCAATTGTTGGCATCCCACAGCGCAGCCTCGGCCTCGCGGTTGTCACGGCGGGTGCGCGCGATGCGCAGGCCGCGGCTGATGATCAGGGTCCACGTCAGCACCGACATGGCGATCAGGATGAGAAACACCGTGATCAGGACGGCGTCGCCTTGCTTAAATACGGTCAACAGGTTCATGACTGGGTCTGCTTTTTAATCGAAAAGTCCAAGGGAACGGTATAGGTGAAGGCAATCGGCTCGTCGCCGCGCCGGGCCGGCACGAAACGCCAGCCGCGCACCGCGGTCAGCGCCGCGCGGTCGAGCCGCGGGAAGCCGCTCGAGCGCTCGACGTCGGCCGATTCGGCGCGGCCGTCGACGCTCACGTGCACGCGCAGCAGCACCTTGCCTTCTTCGCCGAGCTCGACCGACAGCGGCGGGTAGGCGGGGCGCGGGTTGTTCAGATAGCCGCCCTTGTGCGTCGGCGGCGTCACCGCGGCCGGCTTGTCGGCCTTCTCGCCGCTGGTCGCGCCGGCTGGCGGCGCGGAAGGCGCCGGGGCCGGTTCGGGCGGGGCGGTGAAGGTCTTGGTCGCGGCAGGCACGGGA
This DNA window, taken from Crenobacter cavernae, encodes the following:
- a CDS encoding MotA/TolQ/ExbB proton channel family protein: MNLLTVFKQGDAVLITVFLILIAMSVLTWTLIISRGLRIARTRRDNREAEAALWDANNWQSAQAQLAEHPAPVAALTRDGLAAMKHYREHASASLGQSCDLNEFLTRAIRRGLSRETGRLETGMTLLASIGSTAPFIGLFGTVWGIYHALVNIGAAGQVSIGAVSGPIGEALIATAAGLAAAIPAVLAYNAFIRMNRVIGQDLDHFAHDLHAQLLTEAGAIDGVR
- a CDS encoding ExbD/TolR family protein: MAFGSFDKGSDAPMAEINTTPLVDVMLVLLVVFIITAPLLTNAVKVDLPQAAAAEYKEEPKAIRLAVQPDGSYFWNDEPVTRDALAARFAEAAKADPQVELHLRADKTARYEFVAEAMASAQQNGVSRIGFVTEAP
- a CDS encoding TonB-dependent receptor, whose amino-acid sequence is MKSKLTDSPSIEHGKLPARRAVGLIAAAAFVPALAHAADKSSAELETVKVTAEEPVRGTYKTETSSIGKLNQKLKDIPQSVSVVNKQLIKDQGASTLKDALRNVPGITFAAGEGGRTGDQVVIRGFAATTDTYLDGIRDSGQYNRDPFNDERVEVLKGASSMLFGRGSTGGVVNQVSKTPFAGEKIEGNLTVGTNDFQRVTFDVNQAFSDTAAARLNLMATNDGSDRGPVENTRWGIAPSVAFGLGEPLTLTLSAFHMEENNVPDYGVPYDPNTKRPIDVDRKKFYGFNSDFEDTVTDMATAKLSYKFSDDTSITNQLRYSRFERDVSPTAARLVGATAGVPVTDATTLRRSKPMRDGVDDAWVNQTDFVTKFDTGTLRHTVLAGMELIKEESSTNRYALRNNPANSTVGAASPSDPVDLSRYKSANTTYDVTNVGLYAMDTLELTPQWKAVLGARWDRFDGDYQQKNFNSSGAQTTTSDINRKDKAWSYRTGLIYQPDTVQSYYASYGSLMNPSGATYALDKPGENVKPEKNQNYELGTKWDLMDGDASLRAALFRTVKFYERNTDPLVPSLSVLSNKRHTNGVEIEGAGRLTERWELFAGATYMDSKIDEESKEQPGSKGKMPRYTPRATANLWTTYKLTDVVTGGFGLTYIGKRYAGEAGSTANTNHLPAYTTANAMLAYETRKYLVQLNLNNLANKRYYDGAYGGHATFGTPREAQLTVGFKY
- a CDS encoding energy transducer TonB → MQTVTFGGVLLAHVGLGALLVSLAHARETITPPKVESLTMVSVAPSTPAPTPPAPEPVKKPDPRPTPKVKTPPKPNTPKLLTAKAPVPAATKTFTAPPEPAPAPSAPPAGATSGEKADKPAAVTPPTHKGGYLNNPRPAYPPLSVELGEEGKVLLRVHVSVDGRAESADVERSSGFPRLDRAALTAVRGWRFVPARRGDEPIAFTYTVPLDFSIKKQTQS